The stretch of DNA GAACCTGTAAATGCTGCCAGTAGTGGGAGTGCTGCTTCCCAGATGGATCCTCTTAAGCCTCCGTGCAAGAAGGCTAAGCTACTGCGGCTGGAGAGGAAGCAGGCAAAGATGGCTCAAAGGGAGGCTCAAGGATTACCGCAGCAACCCGTGAAAAAGCCTCCAAAGAATGTGGAGAAGAGTTTGGAGGATTTCCTGGGAGAAGCTCCACAGGATGGGAAGCACAAACTGAGGGTAGGTACTTGCAGAGATGTACTCACTGTGGCCCTCGCATGCTTAATTTTGTTCTGTCCCGCACATTCCAGGTGAAACTCATTCCATCCGCAAAGGGGGCCACAGATGAGGTGCTAGCGCTCTATAGAAAATACCAAACTGTGATCCACCGTGATCCCCCACATAAAAATACCCGAGAATCCTTTGTACGCTTCCTGTGTCGTTCGCCATTGCAggtaattctttctttttcctttctatttcttcctctttcatcTGTAGATTGACTTGGTTTGTTCCACTGGTGAGGAATTCAATGCCTTTCTCCAAGTGGAGTATGAGCTGTACCGAAAGTATCAGACTCTCGTGCACAAGGATCCACCGGAGGAcattgaagattttcaatatttcttgcAACGCTCCCCTTTGCAGCTAAAAGTATCATCAACGTCACCGGCAAAGGGATTTGGTTCCTTCCATCAGCAGTACTGGCTCGATGATCGTCTCATTGCGGTCGGTGTAATTGACATCCTGCCCAATTGCGTGAGCTCCGTCTACTTGTTCTACGATCCCGAGTTCAGTTTCCTGTCCCTCGGCACGTACAGCTCTCTCTGGGAAGTTGCCTTTACGCGGGAACTTCAGAAATCCTGCCCAGAGCTCAAGTACTACTACATGGGCTTCTACATTCACTCCTGCCCCAAGATGCGCTACAAGGGGAAACTCCAACCGTCCTCACTGCTCTGCCCCGAAGTCTATTCCTGGCACCCAATCACGGAAGGTGAGGAAGGAGCTTTGATTGAAGCttcgatttctttttaattttttaatttttttcgtaGATTTACTGAAGAAGTTGGACCGCTCCAAGTATTCGAGATTCAATGAGGATCCGCATGCAAGGGACAAGGATGAGTTTCAGGTGCGGCACCTTGAGAATGTTGTTTGTCTCTACGAAAACACCATAATGTACTTTAAGGATTACATCAATGTgagtagaatattttttctttagctcAATTATCCctttaaaagaataagaatttaaaaaaaatgttgtagtttaaaaaagaagaaaaaaataataatttgcagCAGCCTTGATCGCTTTCTTTCGtgcaaaagtaaattaaattctgaattaattaaaaaggaaagatAAATTGAGAGCAAAATGACTTTCACAGAGGTGATTGATTTAACCTTTACTTGTTCTAGAAATATGCTAAaa from Lutzomyia longipalpis isolate SR_M1_2022 chromosome 1, ASM2433408v1 encodes:
- the LOC129787146 gene encoding arginyl-tRNA--protein transferase 1 isoform X1, producing the protein MSDEYSIVMYHGEFNKSTCGYCKRSNTCNSHGMTAHVMSVRDYQDLIDRGWRRSGTYCYKPTNSSTCCPSYTIRCDALNFKLSKSHKKIIKRVNKFLRDGLKDSGEKESNQDEETDAAEEIPMGPQVTTGVIDVNKLVNKLVDEEQLPPCEPSSSMECSSVKEPVNAASSGSAASQMDPLKPPCKKAKLLRLERKQAKMAQREAQGLPQQPVKKPPKNVEKSLEDFLGEAPQDGKHKLRIDLVCSTGEEFNAFLQVEYELYRKYQTLVHKDPPEDIEDFQYFLQRSPLQLKVSSTSPAKGFGSFHQQYWLDDRLIAVGVIDILPNCVSSVYLFYDPEFSFLSLGTYSSLWEVAFTRELQKSCPELKYYYMGFYIHSCPKMRYKGKLQPSSLLCPEVYSWHPITEDLLKKLDRSKYSRFNEDPHARDKDEFQVRHLENVVCLYENTIMYFKDYINLDGSDEERQQTLQYGRLVGRICSRRILLYKN
- the LOC129787146 gene encoding arginyl-tRNA--protein transferase 1 isoform X2 — translated: MSDEYSIVMYHGEFNKSTCGYCKRSNTCNSHGMTAHVMSVRDYQDLIDRGWRRSGTYCYKPTNSSTCCPSYTIRCDALNFKLSKSHKKIIKRVNKFLRDGLKDSGEKESNQDEETDAAEEIPMGPQVTTGVIDVNKLVNKLVDEEQLPPCEPSSSMECSSVKEPVNAASSGSAASQMDPLKPPCKKAKLLRLERKQAKMAQREAQGLPQQPVKKPPKNVEKSLEDFLGEAPQDGKHKLRVKLIPSAKGATDEVLALYRKYQTVIHRDPPHKNTRESFVRFLCRSPLQLKVSSTSPAKGFGSFHQQYWLDDRLIAVGVIDILPNCVSSVYLFYDPEFSFLSLGTYSSLWEVAFTRELQKSCPELKYYYMGFYIHSCPKMRYKGKLQPSSLLCPEVYSWHPITEDLLKKLDRSKYSRFNEDPHARDKDEFQVRHLENVVCLYENTIMYFKDYINLDGSDEERQQTLQYGRLVGRICSRRILLYKN